A genomic segment from Limosilactobacillus sp. encodes:
- a CDS encoding chain-length determining protein: protein MKTYTLKKFMHTFGKSILVIIIFALIGGVAMGLDAKHKKTTTYTATRSIVISHNIEKAYQSKQNNSQDSLVNEDANMMPTYKEIAENGTIATAAHHRLSKHLRSKYSSSDVKSAVKAKVTPQSLVMDLKAETKSPKDSVAIVNATAQAMKQELPTLQPGSGKVTLLQKANTDEVSSSSHPSIKKHAAVGLALGGLLGMIVSFIAVTIKNFLVK from the coding sequence TTGAAAACTTATACACTGAAAAAATTCATGCACACATTTGGTAAGAGCATCCTGGTTATTATTATTTTTGCCCTAATTGGCGGTGTTGCCATGGGGCTAGATGCTAAGCACAAGAAGACGACCACGTACACTGCTACGCGGAGCATCGTAATTTCTCACAATATCGAGAAGGCATATCAGTCCAAGCAAAACAACAGCCAGGATTCACTGGTAAACGAAGATGCAAACATGATGCCAACCTACAAGGAAATTGCCGAGAACGGCACGATCGCAACGGCGGCACACCATCGCCTGTCAAAACATCTGCGGTCTAAGTACTCCTCCAGTGATGTTAAGAGTGCTGTTAAGGCAAAGGTAACGCCACAGTCGTTGGTAATGGATCTCAAGGCCGAAACTAAATCTCCGAAGGATTCCGTTGCCATTGTTAACGCAACTGCTCAGGCGATGAAGCAAGAACTGCCGACGCTTCAACCAGGATCTGGTAAGGTGACGCTTCTGCAGAAGGCAAACACGGATGAAGTCAGCAGCTCATCCCATCCAAGCATCAAGAAGCATGCCGCAGTTGGCCTAGCTCTGGGTGGCCTCCTGGGAATGATCGTTTCGTTTATTGCCGTGACGATTAAGAACTTTCTTGTTAAATAG
- a CDS encoding galactofuranosyltransferase — protein sequence MKKAVFTVDEYSGANKNNAGPKAKMDIDHFLSQEGFQIVHQHFQVHSKLQKLKDYYWTIPHLFSRTEKFDELLFQYPTYSSFLMKRLVPKLKESTKKLYFVIHDVESLRLFTYDEEYWQGERQLFNTADGLIVHNEKMAQWLKDHGVETSMVSLEVFDYDNPQALNTKPGYQKQVCFAGNLEKSSFLDKVELADGQLQIFGSHPSDHYHQGVEYMGQFTPEELPKHLTQNFGLVWDGDVLDTCGGKYGDYMRYNNPHKISLYLSSGLPVMIWKQAAEASFIVDNQLGIAVDSLENLDQELANVSEEQFAAYKGNVLKIAEKLRSGYFIKQAVAKLEKL from the coding sequence ATGAAAAAGGCTGTTTTTACTGTTGATGAGTACAGTGGTGCAAACAAGAACAATGCCGGCCCAAAGGCGAAGATGGACATTGATCATTTTCTTTCGCAAGAAGGCTTCCAGATTGTTCACCAGCACTTCCAGGTTCACTCGAAACTTCAAAAGTTGAAGGACTATTACTGGACGATCCCACACCTATTCAGTCGCACGGAAAAGTTCGACGAGCTGCTGTTTCAGTATCCAACTTACTCCAGTTTTCTGATGAAGAGGCTGGTACCAAAGCTGAAGGAAAGTACGAAAAAACTCTACTTTGTCATTCATGACGTTGAATCATTACGATTGTTCACGTATGATGAAGAGTACTGGCAGGGTGAGCGTCAGCTGTTTAATACCGCCGATGGACTAATTGTTCATAATGAGAAGATGGCCCAGTGGTTGAAGGACCATGGGGTAGAAACGTCGATGGTCTCGCTGGAAGTCTTTGACTATGACAACCCGCAGGCATTAAATACTAAGCCGGGCTACCAAAAGCAGGTCTGCTTTGCCGGCAATCTGGAGAAGTCATCCTTCTTGGATAAGGTTGAACTGGCTGACGGTCAACTGCAGATTTTTGGCTCCCACCCCAGTGACCACTATCACCAAGGCGTGGAGTATATGGGACAGTTCACTCCCGAAGAGCTGCCTAAGCACCTGACACAGAACTTTGGGCTGGTCTGGGATGGCGATGTCCTGGATACCTGTGGTGGCAAGTATGGTGACTACATGCGTTACAACAATCCCCACAAGATCTCCCTTTATCTCAGCAGTGGCTTGCCAGTGATGATCTGGAAGCAGGCAGCTGAGGCGTCCTTTATCGTGGATAATCAGTTGGGAATTGCGGTTGATAGCCTTGAGAATCTCGACCAAGAACTGGCAAACGTCAGTGAAGAACAATTCGCTGCCTACAAGGGAAACGTCTTAAAGATTGCGGAAAAGCTGCGCTCCGGATACTTCATTAAGCAAGCAGTTGCAAAGCTTGAAAAACTATAA